DNA from Chionomys nivalis chromosome 11, mChiNiv1.1, whole genome shotgun sequence:
ATTCAAAGTACCTTTGTTCTGCTTATGTCTGTGGTCTTGGTGGTTGTGATGATTTTAGGGGAATATGTTTATCTCTATAGACTTCTTGTCATATATCCTGTGTATAACATTTTTGCTTCAGTCAGACTTCAgttgagaatttttcttttaaatttatgtgtgtgagtgcttttcTTGCACGTGTGTATTTagctaaggaggccagaagagggcattggatcacctcaaactggagttactgatggttgtaaCTGTCATGTGGGATCTGGGGAAGGAACCTGTTGTGTCCTATCTATAAAGAGCCATAACTCCAGCCCTCCCTGTTGttcttaaattactttttttgtatttttttcttttggatattGAGTTTGGTCTAGAAACTGTATTACCCACATACTAAGAAATAAACTTTGATCTTGAGTACATGTCTATTAGTTgattggatttttcttttctgtttttgtttttatttttttagatctatttatttatttatttatttattatgtatacagtgttctgcctgtgtgcatacctgcaccccagaagagggcaccagatcccattacagatggttgtgagccaccatgtggttgctggaaattgaactcaggacctccggaagaacagtccatgttcttaaccgctgagccatctctccagccccttgtttttattttttgagacaaggtttctctgtgtagcagccctagctgtcctggaactggctcttgtacaccagactggcctcgaactaacagaggtctacctgcctctgcctcctaagtgctggaattaaaggtgtgtaccgccactatccagcttcttttgttttttattttaggaaaGACCTCATTTatcctaggctgtcctcaaactggtgatcctcctgcttggctcctgagtgttgggaccaTAGGCAGGCACATCACACCTCATTGTTACTCTGCCCTTGTAGGTTGATTTTTGCCTGTGTTTTACAAACGAGCAAACAAATATGCAGAATAGTTAAATAACTTGTCTAAATTGACAAATGTGTGGCAGAGCAAGTGCAGGGTCTTTCAAACGCTTAAGGCCTGGAAAACAAAAGTATTACTGCTATAGTGGAATGGTAATGAACTGtatgttattatatttaaatataatttttgttttctttattgggaTACTTCTCAGCTGGTCAAGTAACAGTGGGActggagaaagaacaaagaaatctgtagggctggagagatggctcagaggttaagaacactggctgctcttccagaggtcctgagttcagttcccagcaaccacatggtggctcacaaccatctgtaatgagatctggtgccctcttctggcctgcaggcaaacgtgcaagcagaacactgtgtacataataaataaataaaatctttaaaaaaaaagaaatctgtaatTTACTGTGATTACTTAGAAACAGCCATCATGCCCTGCCTTTATaaaaaattactattatttttagagttttttaTTTGTGTCAGTGCTCATGCAGTCCAAAAGACTTCTTTGGTTCCTTGAGGCATTAAAGGCAGTTGAGAATCACTATGCTATGGGTGTTGAACTCAagatttctggaagagcagtgtgggTCCCTAATAGCTGAGACATCTCTAGTCACTTCTGTGGTTTTTTGTTACTGgagattttgatttgttttaactTTCATATCTCTTTTCTCCATCTCACTGTGTTAATTTAGATAAATGCATAtactctttttggttttcttttctttttttttttttttttttttgagatagggtttctctgtgtagctttggaaccggtcctggaactcactctactggagaccagtctgacctcaaactcagagatctacttgcctctgcctccaaagttctgggattaaaggtgtgcgtcaccataGCTGGCCAATGTGTGTACTCTTATATAAAGAAACATGTAAATGGATGACATAGGCTCTTCAGGTGATGGTGGGAAAGAGGATTCGGGTTTCATAGTCAACCTTTTACAGCTTTGGATGCCTCCTCCAGTCTATCTAAAATTAGCACTTCTGAACTGAACTGTTGGCTTTTCTTTTAATAACACAGTACTCCATAATACTGCTTTAAACAGCCTTGCCAGGTGCTTTTATTTACAAGTACGGAAATTaagttctgtttttcttattCAGAAATTGagaagattcagaagggagagtCAAAAAAAGATGATGAGGAGAATTACTTGGATTTGTTTTCTCATAAGAACATGAAACTGAAAGAACGGGTACTGATACCTGTCAAGCAGTATCCAAAGGTAAGTATAAAAGCAGCTCTCCTCTATGAGTTAACATTGTAGGTTAGCGTGATGTTGGCTGTGATGAAGACATGGGATGGTCATATATCCAGCCACCTGTAAAGTTTCCTTGTACTTGAAATATCTGTTTCTGGTAACCCATAGCTTAAATACAGTCAAGAAGGAAACACAATTACTTTTAGTAATCAAAAATAGTTTCCTTTTCATATGTTTATTCAGTTTCTAGGCCCAAAGTTAAATTCTGGATACTTAAAGCATTGCCCTTTGTCACAAGATTGGCtgtagttggtttttgtttttattctttaggggctagccacccagttcccaaataaatgcatggagacttattctgcttatgaatgcctggccttagcttagcttttctagccagcttttctttttttctttaaagatttatttatttatttatttattatgtatacaatattctgtctgtgtgtatgcctgcaagccagaagagggcaccagacctcattacagatggttgtgagccaccatgtggttgctgggaattgaactcaggacctctggaagagcagcaactgctcttaaccactgagccgtctctccagccccctctagccagcttttctaacttaaattatcctatttCTCTCTTACCCAAGCTTTTGCCTCTgaactttttacctttctttattcttttctttttattaattatgtatacacacaccatatctcattacagatggttgtgagccaccatgtggttgctggggattaaactcaggtcctctgtaagagcagctggtgctcttaacctctgaaccatctctccagcccctacctttctttattctgtatatttttctttatcttattttaggTATATGTTTAGGTCctccatatatattatatgtgtaccacgtgcatgccttGTGCTtaaggaagccagaaaagggtagcaattcccctggaactggggctaCAAGTGACTGTGAATCATCTTCTGCATGAGCAATAAGTAATGTTAACCATGAGCCATTTCTCTGCCGCCTTAGGCCCCCTTTTCTCCCCactcccagacagggtttctttgtgaaacagtcctggctatcctatatctcactctgtagaccagttttctcaaagtcagagatccacctgcctctgccttgcaagtgctgggattaaaaggcgtgtgcaaccactgcccagccttcctccacattttttaaaggaaatagttAAAATTCAGCTCACCATACATGCTACCAAGGGGCACAACATTTTTTGTTCTGTCTTAGAAGCAAGATACCTGCTTGCTTATGTACATTGTCTTGAGTCTGATCACTAATAAAAATTTCTGTatgtcactgggcagtggtggtggtcacctttagtcccaacacttgggagatggaggcaggcagatccctgagtatgaggccagcctggtcgacaaaatgagttgcaggatagccaggaaggctacacacagaaactccTGAAAGCAAACACATTTATGCCTGTTAAAATGTTTATGTTAGATTATCATGACTTGCAGTCAGTTGTAGAAAGAGTACCAAACTTTATAAGGAAATCCAAATTCAAGTCTAGTACCTGCACTTAACTTAAAGTTATATAACTTAAAGCTAATCACTAATGATACAGTTGCAATGTGTCTTGAGTATAATGAGGATTTTATATGTGCTTACATATAAAAGATTCTTACTTTATAGGCTTGTTGAAGATCAAATAACATGTTGTATGTTTAAATGTTTATAGAGAGTTATGTgtatttagaagttttttttttgttttttcctgtcaGTTCAATTTTGTGGGGAAGATTCTTGGACCACAAGGAAATACAATCAAAAGACTTCAAGAAGAGACTGGTGCAAAGATCTCTGTCTTGGGAAAGGGTTCAATGAGAGACAAAGCTAAGGTAAGTTCATGTAGTGAggcaaaataaaaccaagtgCTCTCTAGTTGCACAGTGTCTGATATGGATGCTTTGTGCAAGCAAACATTTTGGAATTTGTTTAGAATTTGACAccatgtctcactatgtagctttggttggcCCGCTACTTGCTAtgtatgtagactaggttggtctccatgatctgcctgtttctgcctcccacgtgctgggattaaagacattcaccaTTATCTTTAATCATGTGCCCTCCAGCATACAAAATAAGGCTGTTGTAAAGTTTTCGTTGCATATAAGCACTCATTTGGTAATGTTGGGAAGAGCCTAGATATACCctcattattctttttaaagctgtgcttactttatgtatatggatattttgtctgtatgtacatcagcacatcagaagagggcatcagatcccttaaaaactagagttatagacaaaTATGAGCCATTCTGTGGTGCTGAGAGTTGAattcagcacctctggaagaacagcctttACCTCTAagctatcacacacacaccctccctcccAGGCTGCATTATGATACAATTAAGTAGCATTGTTAGCTTTGATAAGCTTATCTCTAAAAACTTAAAATGAGAACTGGGAATACTAAACTTTTGAAGATTGAACACACAAAAATGTGACCAGTGCACCCTGTTTTCCAGGGACAGGAACTAATGAGACCACTGGTGTTAAGTGCTGGCGAGTTTGTGGTTAGATCATTTGATTTCTATACAACAGGAATGttccaaaaagaaaatgttccatTTCATGGCTCCTTACACAGTGAACTTTTAGCTGAGAAGATACTACCACACATAATTCCCTTCTAGGGTCAGCTTGCTtgctcactttatttatttagcatataacattctgcctccatgtatgcctacaggccagaagagggctccacatctcattacagatggttgtgagacaccatgtggttgctgggaattgaactcaggtcctctggaagaacagtcagtgctcttagccactgagccatctctccaacccttagGGTCAGCTTTTTAGACAAGATTTACCTGCTAAAATCTAGAAATTCGTTTATTGAGGACCTaacttttttttatgtgtgttattttatttatttttattttatgtgcattggtgttttgcctgcatatatttctgtgtgagggtgtcagatcttggaattacaaacagttgtgagctgccgtaaggatgctgggaattaaccactgagccatctttgccgCCCAAGGGCCTAACTTTTGGGTagtgtttttccttttgtctctctAGGATACATAGTACACTATGTTGTTTTAGTTGATGAGATTTGTAAGAGTTTCTACTGTCCTGACTTTGTTCCTCCCTTAAACTCCTAGgcaataaaaacacataaaagggGTTGATGGTGATAAAGAGCTCTAATGAATTTAAAAACTAATGCTTGGCCATAAACTCATACACTAAATACCAAACAACTGTTATCGGAGTAGATTCTAAAATAAAGCTTTAATAGGTTGTTCCTTCAAATTCACCGCATTGAATGCTCCAGTGTTTAAGGGAACAGTTAACCAagtataattttgtttgtttgtggttggtttttctcttttttttttggtttttcgagacagggtttctctgtggttttggagcctgtcctggaactagctcttgtagaccaggctggtctcgaactcacagagatccgcctgcctcccgagtgctgggatgaaaggcgtgcgccaccacgcccggctctgtggttggtttttcaagataggatttctctgtagctttggaacctgtcctgcaggtctctgtagagcagactggcatcgaactcacagagatctctctgcctctgcctcctgagtactgggattaaaggtatgtgctgccaCTACCCAGCTAACCAAGTATAGTTTTAGCTGGTACTGTAAGTTTCAGTTTCCAGGACTTGATTGGACTTGATTTACCTTCCTTCTTAGGATTTCAggggtgtttgtttgcttgtttgtttgtttttgcatattATTTCTGACTGTCCCTTTGACCTAGTGTTAaaggtgttgttttcttttcGTCTGTATATGATTTGATAttacttttccatttttccatAGGAGGAAGAGCTTCGCAAGGGTGGAGACCCCAAATATGCCCATTTAAATATGGATCTGCATGTCTTCATTGAAGTCTTTGGACCCCCGTGTGAGGCTTATGCTCTTATGGCCCATGCCATGGAGGAAGTCAAGAAATTTCTAGTACCAGTAAGGAAATGCATATTCTTTATTGTCTGAGCAAGGAAGAAACAGGATCATACTGTTGAGAAAGCCAGGATTCCTGACTAGGGTCTGTACTTTGGTTCATTTTTCTGAGGTTTTCCCACTACTTACGCCTTATTCTCAAAGCACTGTTTTCCAAAGCCTACTTGTTTCATTAATGTGTACTGTTATCTATTGTCAATATTTTGGGTCCCTGAGGTGTTTACAATCTGTTTAACAAAGATTTAATAAGGTCTTTATTTAGTTTAGTATTTTGGTACTACTATGGAACCAGGAGACATGATATTAGGAAAATGACTTAAGGTAAATCTGCAAATTTGTGTGCTAGAATTTTGAATCTAGAGTTGACAACAGGAAGTTTATAGCATCCATTGTTCTAATGTGGCTCACTGAATGGTTCTTTTGGTGGAGGGTTTTGTTTTCCGCCCAGAGTCCGGTTTAGAAGATACCATGTTACATGCATGACTATTGATGAtatggaaattttctttcttaattgtttatttgagacagagtctcactatgtattcctgcctgacctgaaacttactgtgtagaccaggctggtccctaACTTGCagaaatctatctgcctctgcctcccaattaaagAGGCAGATTatggtgggattaaagatgtgaccCACCATACTTAGAAAATTGTTTATAATGGTGTCACCTGATTGTAATACAGGTTAAGTAACAGTTGTCTGAACTGTTCTAGAATGTTTGGGAATTCCCTGCCCTCCTGATTTTAGAGTTTTTCCAAATGTAGAAGAAAGTGTCTTGAGAATAGGACTCCAGTCTTaacaaaacactttttttttatttgttttgttgagaaCCTTTAATgttgcccagcctggccttgaatttgccatGTAGCCAAGGGTACCCTTGAATTCATTGATCTTCATGCCTCTGATTTGCTATTAAAcgtgtgcactgccacacctgaTTTGGTGTGTTAGGGATTTAACCCAGGCCTTGTTCATGTATGttgtaggcaagcactctaccaactgagctaattCTCCAGCCGCCCCCCCCAACTCATTTATATTTACTAAATACTTCGTAGCAGACTGAAATTTATCTTATTTAACAAATGTGACAGTTGGAGATACCTGAGCATTGAGTCAATCCAGTCTTAAGTGGCAAAAATGTATAAGGCTGAGGAAAGAAGAGAGTTGTAGGAGACATTGCTCTACGAACtatgtcatttttgttttatttgtttgttttggtttccaaCACGGGGTTTccctgtagccctgactgtcctggagctcactctgtagaccaagctagtcttAGACTCGCAGATAACGctagtctctacctcccaagtactgggattaaaggcatgtgccaccatgcctggcttttcttgaataacttttaatttcacttttcttttttcttttctttgggtgtgtgtgtgggagagttgttgagacagatttttttctgtgtaactgtcctggaacttgctttgtagatcaagctggccttgaattcattgaTATCAGActgtctgcttcccaaatgctgggattaaaggcgtgtgccgccaccacccagctaatttCACTCTTCTAAGATGTGGGCTGCTAGTTTACCCCAAATGTTAAGTAGTAGTAGTTGAGTAATAAATTGCACTTGGGTCTAAAGACACAAAAATGGCTCTTGAGGCTGGGGAGATAAACTCAGTTCATAAAACACTTGTGATTAAGCTTATGAATCTGGGTTGGATCCCCAAGCACCAGCATGAGAGCTTGTCATGGTAGAGCATACATCACATTGctggggagacaggaagatctgtgAGCTTAGTCAGTCTAGCCCAGTGAGTGAAGgggctccagattcagtgagagaccttgtctgaatAAGGTGGAGAAGCAATTGAGAAAATGAACCTCTGATTCCACATTCATGTACACGCAATGGCTCTTGAAAATCTCAATCTTAAGTGGAAAACTACATTTTAGGGGAAAAGGTGTGGTTAGGCAACATCAGAAAAAGAaggtcctccccttcctcccttttgtgACAGCATTAAGAATTTTACTCAGGGCTTTGAACACTAGGCATACCTTCGACCACCTAATTATACCCCTCCTTTGTGCCTTGTAAGAGTCAGAGTTCCAAATTATACCGTGAGGCAATGTTGGCAGGATCATCTTGAcagttaaataaaaaattcaaaacttaTTGTATAGCACCCAGTACCTAGAGCCTCATTAATGGTAGTGGTTTCTGTTATTCTAGGAAAAGTAACTGTTTACAAAGAATGTATGTGTGAGAATATTCCAAGCTATAGGTTGTTTTTTTGACTTAAGAGAAAGTTTTTGTATATATAGAGAAAAGAAGTGATCAAGGGAACTACTTTCTGAAGAGCCTCATCTGTCAGTAAGGATCTGTTGTCCACATCTTCCTCAAAGAAGTAACAGTATAATTTGACTTCAGAGAACTAATTACTTGACTTGAGACATCACCTAGGCTTTTAATACTGTTCTTTTTCGGGTGGTATTTTGAGGCAGAGACTCAATATATAACTCATgctgtcccagaactcaaaaCTATATGGTTCAGGGTGGCcttaatctcacagagatccacagtctctgcctctgagagtgctgggagtcaaaggtatgtgccactattcCCAGCTTCAAGGGTGTTCTTAAGATCTAAGGCTCCTATGGACCACATGAATTTTAGAAGATGTTACACATTCTTTGCTGTCTTTAATTCCCAGGATATGATGGATGATATCTGCCAGGAGCAGTTTCTAGAATTGTCCTACTTGAATGGAGTTCCTGAACCCTCTCGTGGTCGTGGGGTACCAGTGAGAGGACGAGGAGCTGCCCCACCTCCTCCACCTGTTcccaggtaaaaaaaaaaaaaaatagttgaaaaggaaatataaatgtGACTGCTGGTAGTCTTCTTAGCTCTATCTAGATCAGGAGGCTCAGGCTTTGGTATGGATATCAAGTACAGAATTCTGGATCTTAGCAGTTTGACCATAGACAAGTGTTACAGTGCTACTGAAACGCTGGAGCTTCTAATTTTGGACAGTACTAGTATTGTGAGCTTTGGAGATTCATATGTAGGTGTGGAAGTTAGAGGATAAGGAATAGGAGTCCTATCATGTGGGtcttagggattgaactcaggttgtcagtcttaaTCAGCTGTGTGCTTACCCAcgaagccatctcactggccccctaGTTGTttttttcactatgtagtcctatgtagccctcactgacctggaacttgctacgtagaccaggcCAGTCTGAAACTTAAGAGAGAtctcctatttctgcctcccaagtgctgtgactaaTGTGATAAGCCACCAAACCTGGCTATCTGGTATGACTTCAGAATAGTCTAGACTTGCCTGAGGTACTGTGATCTACTATTGCACCCAGAGAATCTGCTAGTTTAGGTTCTCTTtcatgtatattattttgtgcTTTAAAGTCTAGTTGAGGGTTGGAGATATGCCTCGTTGGTAGactgcctagcatacacaaatctctgggtttgatccctagtactTCACAAACAGGCTGTGGTGAAACACCGTTGTAATTCCAGTACCTGGGCAGtaaagtcatcttcagctacatagtttGTTCAAGACCATACTGGGATATATGAAACCCTATCCccccaaaaggaaaggaaaagtaaaaagaaaggccAAAGCAAGAGATACAGTCTCTGTCTTATCAAGTATGGCCACAGAGCCTCcctttaagaaatataaattagctggcatatacctttaatcccagcactcagaggcattGCCAGGTGGATTTgtatgagttctaggctagccagagcAACAAGGGATACCTTATCTCAAATAAGTGAGCAAGTATGTGTaaagtatgaaatatttttagCTCCAGAATTCATGAACAACCCTGAACATGAATATGACTTGATTATTAAAAGATCAAATtaatacaaattttctttttgtagagGTCGTGGGGTTGGACCACCTCGAGGGGCTTTGGTTCGTGGGACCCCAGTGAGAGGTTCCATTACCAGAGGTGCCACTGTGACTCGAGGAgtgccacccccacccactgTGAGAGGTGCCCCAACACCAAGAGCTCGAACCGCAGGCATCCAGAGAATACCTTTACCTCCACCACCTACCCCAGAAACTTACGAAGACTATGTAAGAATGTTTTGAACAATGTATCATTTCCTCCATACCTAGGTTGCCAGGGAAAGTTGAGTGTCTTATTCATGTGTGTAGGTAGAAAACAGTACCTGCATTCTTGTTACGCTGATTTTGAACTATGagatgatttttcttctattttgcttTCATTATTGCTATCTCTATATAAGGTAAATGAGAAGTTGTGGTTTGACATACAGAATTTTACTAAGAGATTGTTGTTTGTAATGCTAAAttacatttgatttttgttttgtctttattcaCTCTTCTGCGGTggatcttaaatttttttttttattgtgtatacaatattctttctgcgtgtatgcctgctgaccagaagagggcctcattacagatggttgtgagccaccatgtggttgccgggaattgaactcaggacctttggaagagcaggcaatgctcttaaccactgagccatctctccagccccggatcttaatatttttgagaaaattttCATGGCCTGTTCATTCAGAAGCTCATGATCCCCCCCCTCCCAATGGGTTGTAATTATCTTCtctattatatgtaattctgaccTAATTTATTTGTTACAGGGATATGATGATACATATGCAGAACAGAGTTATGAAGGATATGAAGGCTATTACAGCCAGAGCCAAGGGTGAGTCGATAGTATACTATATAGTGTCCTAGATAGATGGTGGGTGGAATTGGAGAAACTAAAGATTTGGGCAAATACCGAGCTCTGGAGTAGTCTGACAACATTTTGAGGGTATTGTATTGCCTCTGCTTTTGACAACTTGAAGGCATATAGGTGGGCCTGCAAATTTAAATAACTGCATTTTATGTAATAGTATAGGATTTGGGGCTAATGAAAAATTCCTGATCTGTGGCTATATAGAAGCATTGAGAAAATGCcattaaataattcttttattaagaaataataatttttttttagattttcgagacagggtttctccgtagctttttttggttcctgtcctggaactagctcttgtagaccaggctggcctcgaactcacagagatccgcctgcctctgcctcccgagtactgggattaaagatgtgtgtcactaccGCCCAGCTAATAATTTCTTAATTATGGGAGgaagtagctcagttggtaggtaGGCTGTGCTTCCTGCCTTGCATGTGTGAAATCCTTAGTTTGATTTCACCATAGGAccatgagttcaagaacagcctgggatacattaCAGACAAATCAACTCACCCCACCCACATTGGAGATACGTTTAGTCTTAAGAACAAGCTAGATAAcctaggtgttttgtttttgtttttaattcctttaaaacacagctttcagtgtatatgtgtgtgtgtgtgtacaagtatgtatatatacacacatacttgtCTCAGGCATCTATAATAGGCACAAAACAGGCCTTTTCCAATTCTCTTCCGGTGAgctatatgaatacatatataatcaTTGTATTGCAAGAATCTGATTTAGAGTTTGGTTTTCTACATTAAGTTgtatgatatttgtttttgttcttcttgCTATACTTAACCAGACTTTTTGGTAAATACATGGTTCAtgcatgttttttaaatattgggGTGGTTAGGAGTGGTACAGAACATATATTTCCCCCTATTTTATAGATAATAAACTCACCAGATATGGGATATTTGAAAGAATGCTAAAACCAAAGCTTTTaatgttctgttgtttttttgttgtttgtttttttttttttttttggctttccaGGGAGTCAGAATATTATGACTATGGACATGGGGAGGTTCAAGATTCTTATGAAGCTTAtggtatgtttttatttctgtgctgGGGTAAAATGTACAAGTAAGTGTCTAGAAAAATACTGGCTGATGGGTTGTTGGAAGTCAGGCAGTCACACCTAAGGAACAGTAGAAGCTTTCCGCATTGATAAAGGGAACTTTAAGAGCTCTTAAGTTTTATGGTGCTACGTGTCTTGTCTACTCAGCTCTATCTTAGCTGGATTGGTATACTTCTCAGGGGATGCTGGTTTCTGTTAGGTAGGACATGCCTAACCCAGAGCTGGTTTTGGACCTTTTGCTACTGAAGCCGTGGTCATGTTGAGAGATAGAAGAACTTACTTGTCTAACTGTactcccctgccctgcccccctcatcaaaaaaaaaaaatgaatttactgAAAATACTAAGCGTAGAAGAAAATACGAGCTGAAAGCAGCTCTTTAAAGCAGATTAGAAGGCAAAGTAGTACTG
Protein-coding regions in this window:
- the Khdrbs1 gene encoding KH domain-containing, RNA-binding, signal transduction-associated protein 1 — encoded protein: MQRRDDPAARLTRSSGRSGSMDPSGVHPSVRQTPTRPSPLPHRSRGGGGGPRGGVRASPATQPPPLLPPSATGPDATVVGSAPTPLLPPSATAAAKMEPENKYLPELMAEKDSLDPSFTHAMQLLSVEIEKIQKGESKKDDEENYLDLFSHKNMKLKERVLIPVKQYPKFNFVGKILGPQGNTIKRLQEETGAKISVLGKGSMRDKAKEEELRKGGDPKYAHLNMDLHVFIEVFGPPCEAYALMAHAMEEVKKFLVPDMMDDICQEQFLELSYLNGVPEPSRGRGVPVRGRGAAPPPPPVPRGRGVGPPRGALVRGTPVRGSITRGATVTRGVPPPPTVRGAPTPRARTAGIQRIPLPPPPTPETYEDYGYDDTYAEQSYEGYEGYYSQSQGESEYYDYGHGEVQDSYEAYGQDDWNGTRPSLKAPPARPVKGSYREHPYGRY